The following proteins are co-located in the Bacteroidales bacterium genome:
- a CDS encoding PaaI family thioesterase encodes MTSKTILNPFSKSENYNCFGCSPRNPIGLQLVFQEDGDWITAEWTPNRDHEGWFNVVHGGIQTALLDELGSWVVFVKMGTAGVTSKLEIKFLKPVHVDHGKIKIKGRIIETRRNIVIIEALLYNGNGELCAESVMHYFAFSHEKARQLMMFPGREAFYENGV; translated from the coding sequence ATGACTTCTAAGACTATCCTGAACCCGTTCTCAAAAAGCGAAAACTACAATTGTTTCGGCTGTTCTCCCCGCAATCCCATCGGTTTACAACTTGTATTCCAGGAGGATGGTGATTGGATCACTGCCGAATGGACTCCCAATCGTGATCATGAAGGCTGGTTCAATGTAGTGCATGGTGGTATTCAAACGGCATTGCTTGACGAACTTGGAAGCTGGGTAGTTTTTGTGAAAATGGGAACCGCAGGCGTTACCTCAAAGCTTGAGATAAAGTTTCTGAAACCGGTACATGTTGACCACGGCAAGATCAAGATCAAGGGTCGTATCATTGAAACACGCCGGAACATTGTCATCATAGAAGCATTGCTTTACAATGGCAATGGAGAATTATGTGCCGAATCAGTGATGCATTATTTTGCGTTCTCACATGAAAAAGCCAGGCAGTTGATGATGTTTCCCGGCCGGGAAGCGTTTTATGAAAATGGAGTATGA
- a CDS encoding lysine 2,3-aminomutase has product MYEVTSNRNSNNHYKTSEYKAFTLHNYRQIPQIAKLSEEQMFDIEVVANVLPFKSNSYVVNELINWENVPNDPMFILTFPQKEMLQPHHFNKMADLIKSGSDKQEIAKVANEIRMELNPHPAGQLDLNVPELDGVKLHGMQHKYRETALFFPSQGQTCHAYCTFCFRWPQFVGMDDMKFASKEADLLVRYMKSKPEATNILFTGGDPMVMSAKLLESYIEPLLVPELENLHTIRIGTKALAYWPYKFINDKDTPALINLFEKVARSGRHIALMAHFNHYTELETKAVRKAIKNLRDVNVEIRTQSPLLRHINDDYKVWLKMWRIQAKLGCIPYYMFLARDTGAQHYFSVGLERAYHIYRNAYMRVSGVSRTVRGPSMSASPGKIHILGVAEIRGEKVYVLQFLQGRNPEWVRVPFFAKYDPDAVWLDDLKPAFGEEKFFWQADYEAMVGAKTEALHYQEED; this is encoded by the coding sequence ATGTACGAAGTTACTTCAAACCGGAACAGCAACAACCACTATAAAACCAGTGAGTACAAAGCCTTTACACTTCACAATTACAGACAGATCCCACAAATCGCAAAGCTATCAGAAGAGCAGATGTTTGATATAGAAGTTGTAGCGAATGTGCTGCCATTTAAAAGCAATTCATACGTTGTAAATGAATTAATTAACTGGGAGAATGTTCCCAACGATCCAATGTTCATTCTTACATTTCCGCAAAAGGAAATGCTGCAGCCACATCACTTCAACAAGATGGCTGATTTGATAAAAAGCGGTTCGGATAAACAAGAAATCGCTAAAGTTGCAAACGAAATCAGGATGGAGTTAAATCCGCATCCAGCCGGACAGCTTGACCTTAATGTTCCGGAACTTGATGGTGTGAAACTTCATGGCATGCAGCATAAGTACCGCGAAACTGCGCTGTTTTTTCCTAGCCAGGGTCAAACCTGCCATGCTTATTGCACATTTTGCTTTCGCTGGCCACAGTTTGTTGGCATGGATGATATGAAGTTTGCTTCAAAAGAGGCCGATCTTTTGGTGCGTTATATGAAGTCCAAACCTGAAGCTACCAATATTCTTTTCACCGGTGGCGATCCTATGGTAATGAGCGCCAAACTGCTGGAGAGTTATATTGAACCATTGTTGGTTCCCGAACTCGAAAATTTGCATACAATCCGTATTGGCACAAAAGCGCTAGCTTATTGGCCTTACAAATTCATCAATGACAAAGATACTCCCGCTCTAATCAATCTTTTTGAGAAGGTTGCCAGATCAGGGCGCCACATCGCGCTCATGGCGCATTTCAACCACTATACTGAGCTTGAGACAAAAGCTGTTAGAAAAGCTATTAAAAACCTGAGGGATGTGAATGTGGAAATCCGAACCCAGTCGCCATTGCTCAGGCATATCAATGATGATTATAAAGTCTGGCTGAAAATGTGGCGTATACAGGCAAAACTTGGATGCATACCTTATTATATGTTCCTCGCACGAGATACGGGGGCACAACACTATTTCAGCGTTGGTCTGGAGCGGGCATACCATATTTACCGCAATGCCTATATGCGGGTTAGCGGTGTTTCCCGAACCGTTCGGGGGCCGAGTATGTCAGCCTCACCAGGCAAAATCCATATCCTGGGTGTAGCAGAGATTCGTGGTGAAAAGGTTTATGTGCTGCAATTCCTGCAAGGCCGCAACCCGGAATGGGTAAGGGTTCCGTTTTTTGCAAAGTATGATCCTGATGCTGTTTGGCTTGATGATCTTAAGCCGGCTTTCGGCGAAGAGAAATTCTTCTGGCAAGCTGATTATGAAGCGATGGTAGGTGCGAAAACTGAGGCTTTACACTATCAGGAGGAAGACTAA
- the rimO gene encoding 30S ribosomal protein S12 methylthiotransferase RimO, giving the protein MADKSRTHLPIVNVITLGCPKNLVDSEKLMGKLKVSGINVSHGFSRNSDILIINTCGFIQDAKEESIEAILQAVQQKKNGKVARVVVMGCLSERYMAELKVEIPEVDHFYGVNDLEKILEDLNVSARHELYNERMLTTPPHYAYLKIAEGCDRTCSFCAIPLIRGKNISLPLENLLEETRALAAKGVKELILVAQDLTWYGLDLYKKRMLAALLEKLVEIDGIEWIRLHYAYPAAFPMDVLDVMAAQPKICKYLDIPFQHISSDLLASMRRGINKEETYRLIDVIRRKVPGITLRTSLMVGYPGETQEHFEELKEFIGTVRFERMGVFTYSEEEGTRAASLADEIPKSVKDERAAELMELQQQISEELNLAKVGKTLKTIIEGKEGDYYVGRTEYDSPGIDNEVLIPVAEKSLKTGEFYNIRILKADAFDVYGSVID; this is encoded by the coding sequence ATGGCCGATAAATCCCGAACTCATCTTCCCATTGTTAATGTTATCACGCTGGGCTGTCCCAAAAACCTGGTGGACTCTGAAAAGCTCATGGGGAAATTGAAGGTTTCCGGCATAAATGTAAGTCATGGGTTTTCGCGAAATTCCGATATTCTCATTATCAATACCTGCGGTTTTATTCAGGATGCCAAAGAGGAATCTATTGAAGCGATCCTGCAGGCGGTTCAGCAGAAAAAAAATGGAAAAGTTGCCAGGGTTGTTGTGATGGGTTGTCTTTCCGAACGCTATATGGCCGAGCTGAAAGTTGAGATTCCTGAGGTTGACCATTTTTATGGCGTCAACGACCTTGAAAAGATACTGGAAGACCTGAATGTTTCTGCCAGGCACGAGCTGTATAACGAACGAATGCTTACTACTCCGCCGCATTACGCGTATTTGAAAATTGCTGAAGGCTGCGATCGTACCTGTTCTTTCTGTGCGATCCCACTCATCCGTGGAAAAAATATTTCGCTGCCGCTTGAAAACTTGCTTGAAGAAACCCGGGCACTTGCAGCAAAAGGAGTGAAAGAACTGATTTTGGTTGCCCAGGATCTGACCTGGTACGGCCTCGATTTATATAAGAAACGCATGCTAGCGGCTTTGCTCGAAAAGCTTGTCGAAATTGATGGCATTGAATGGATCAGGTTGCATTATGCCTATCCTGCCGCTTTCCCAATGGATGTATTGGACGTAATGGCCGCCCAGCCCAAGATTTGCAAATACCTCGATATACCTTTCCAGCACATCAGCAGCGATTTGCTGGCGTCAATGCGACGTGGCATCAACAAAGAAGAGACTTACAGGCTGATTGATGTTATTCGTAGAAAGGTTCCGGGAATTACCTTACGAACCTCACTGATGGTGGGCTATCCAGGCGAAACACAAGAGCATTTTGAAGAATTGAAGGAGTTTATCGGCACTGTCCGATTTGAGCGCATGGGGGTTTTTACCTACTCCGAAGAAGAAGGAACTCGGGCTGCATCATTGGCTGACGAAATCCCAAAGTCAGTAAAGGATGAACGCGCAGCAGAATTAATGGAATTACAGCAGCAAATATCTGAAGAACTTAATCTTGCCAAAGTTGGCAAAACCTTGAAAACAATTATCGAAGGCAAAGAAGGTGATTATTATGTTGGGCGAACCGAATATGATTCACCGGGAATTGATAATGAGGTTCTGATTCCAGTAGCAGAGAAAAGCCTGAAGACTGGCGAATTCTATAATATCCGGATTCTGAAAGCCGATGCGTTTGATGTTTATGGGTCAGTGATAGATTGA